Proteins encoded by one window of Salvia splendens isolate huo1 chromosome 7, SspV2, whole genome shotgun sequence:
- the LOC121741833 gene encoding metacaspase-4-like, which produces MAKKAVLIGCNYPGTKAELKGCINDVRRMYSCLVDRYGFSEDDITVLIDTDNSYQQPTGHNIRAALSDLVDSASPGDFLFVHYSGHGTRLPAETGEEDDTGYDECIVPTDMNLITDDDFRDLVDKVPGGCQITIVSDSCHSGGLIDEAKEQIGESHRNSGEEEEEEEEKESGGFRNFLRRSVGDAIESRFGRRKEEGEEEEVEEIEGVKNKSLPLSTLIELLKQKTGKEDIDVGKLRPTLFDVFGEDASPKVKKFMNFIFGKIKGGNDGGEAGGFLGMVGGLAQQFLQQKLQDNDESYAEPALATHVGSKKEAYAGTTQKGLPDMGILISGCQSDQTSADATPAGDASKAYGALSNAIQTILAESDGSVSNQELVTKARRLLQKQGYTQRPGLYCSDQHVDAPFIC; this is translated from the exons ATGGCGAAGAAGGCTGTTCTGATCGGCTGCAACTACCCCGGAACCAAGGCGGAGCTGAAAGGATGCATCAACGATGTGCGGCGGATGTACTCTTGCCTCGTCGACCGTTACGGCTTCTCCGAAGATGACATCACCGTCCTCATCGATACCGACAATTCGTACCAGCAGCCCACCGGCCACAACATACGCGCTGCCCTCTCTGATCTCGTCGATTCCGCTAGCCCCGGCGACTTCCTCTTCGTCCACTACAGCGGCCACGGCACCCGCCTTCCCGCCGAGACTGGCGAGGAAGACGACACCGGCTACGACGAGTGCATTGTCCCCACTGACATGAACCTTATAACCG ATGATGATTTCAGAGATTTGGTTGACAAAGTGCCCGGCGGGTGCCAGATCACGATCGTGTCGGATTCGTGTCACAGCGGAGGGCTGATTGATGAGGCTAAGGAGCAGATCGGAGAGAGCCATAGGAATAGTGgcgaagaggaggaggaggaggaggagaaggaatcTGGAGGCTTCAGGAACTTCCTGCGCAGGAGTGTCGGAGATGCAATTGAATCGCGATTCGGCCGACGCAAAgaggaaggagaagaagaagaagttgaagaaattgaaggtgTAAAGAACAAATCTCTGCCGCTCTCAACACTAATTGAGTTGCTGAAGCAGAAAACCGGCAAGGAAGATATAGATGTTGGCAAGCTGCGGCCCACGCTGTTCGACGTCTTCGGGGAAGATGCCAGCCCCAAGGTCAAGAAGTTCATGAATTTCATATTTGGCAAAATAAAAGGGGGCAATGATGGAGGGGAAGCAGGGGGATTTTTAGGAATGGTTGGAGGGCTAGCGCAGCAATTTCTGCAGCAGAAGCTTCAAGACAACGATGAGAGCTACGCTGAACCTGCTTTGGCAACGCATGTTGGAAGCAAGAAGGAGGCTTATGCTGGAACAACCCAGAAAGGACTGCCGGATATGGGCATTCTGATCAGCGGCTGCCAGAGTGACCAGACATCAGCCGATGCCACACCTGCAGGCGACGCAAGCAAAGCTTATGGCGCTCTCAGTAATGCCATTCAGACTATTCTCGCTGAATCCGATGGCAGCGTGAGCAACCAAGAACTCGTCACCAAGGCTAGGCGCCTTCTGCAGAAACAGGGCTACACTCAACGCCCCGGATTATACTGCAGCGATCAACATGTTGATGCTCCTTTTATCTGCTGA